The genomic interval GGCGGATTTCGATGGCGGAATTCCAGACCACCGCCACAACAAGGCGATGGCGAATCAGATTTCGCATGGCGGCCGCTATTGGCATGGCGGAGCGATAACGGATATCGGAGATATCCAAAATATCGGTAAAAATTGTTGGCAGCGGAGCTTGGAGGAgttgatgaagaagaagggctGCGGCagctgaagaagaagaagggtgcAAAAGCCCTAACCCTAATTTCTAAGACAAAAAGATTTGGGCCAAAGGCCCATTTcagatttaaaataataaaaactttaaaatttaaattaaaaatactaaaagTTTAAAACTGACGTGTGACTCTGAAGGCAACCCTAATTTAAACACCTTATTAGTATGGCTTTTGGCCCACTATTTCAaccttaaaattttaaaaactgacGTGTGGCTTTTGGGCCTATTTTGGGCCCAATTAAAACACATattaccctaaaccctaaaccacaGCCACTACACATTCTTATTTCTCTCTGCCACCACTGACCGTTGCTGCCTGCCACCGCCGCCGCCTGTTGCTGttcaagtgatttttttttctttttctttttcactttcaatataattattttagaaaaatattccTATTTTCTAGCATAATGGCCAATGAACAAAACACTTCAAGAACATCCCAGAGAAGTGATCCAGGCTGGAAACATTGTCATCCATTGGATGacacaaatttaaatacaattgTTTGTAACTACTGTGGAAAAATTATGAAAGGCGGAGTTACTAGGACCAAAGAACATTTGATGGCGAAGAAAGGCAATGTTGTTGCTTGCACCAAGACTCCTAAAAATGTAAGAGAAGAGCTTTGGAatttattgaaagaaaaaacaacCACTTGTTCCGTTAATCACGTATATGGTGCGACGACATGTGATAATATTGAAAGTGAAGATGAAGTTGAAATTTCCACCGCCAGTAATGATAGGGAGAGAAATAGTGGTGGAAAAAAAGGACCAATGGATGCCTTTATTAGAAATCCAAATGTTGTAatagagaagagaaagagagaacaaCTCACGCAGACTAATATTAAAGAAGCATGTGACAAGAACTTAAAGGCATCCGTTCATCAATATATTGCTCGATTTTGGTATCAAGCGGGTTTGTCATTCAATCTTGTAAGATTGAAGAGCTTTCAAGATATGATTGATGCTATAGGTGCTTATGGACCTAATTTGCCAACTCCTAGCTATCATGAGATTAGAGTTCCACTCCTCAACAAGGAAGTTGAGTACACCGAAAAGTTGTTGAAAGATCATAAATTGCAAGGGAGCAGGCATGGTTGTTTTATCATGTCAGATGCATGGACTGATCGAAAGCAATGGTGTTTGATTAACTTTTTGGTGAGCTCTCCTGCAGGGACAATGTTTGTCAAGTCGATTGATGGTTCTAAATTTGTGAAGACAGGAGAAAAGCTCTTTGAGATGCTTGATGCTCTTGTGGAGGATATTGGAGAAGAAAATGTCGTTCAAGTTATCACAGATAATGGTAGTAATTATGTCTTTGTTGGTAGATTACTGGAAGCAAAAAGACCTAATCTTTATTGGACTCCTTGTGCTGCCCATTGTATAGATTTGATGCTTGAAGACATCGGAAAGAttcctttgataaagaagacgATTCAGAGAGGAGTTAATCTTGTTGGCTTCATCTATAGCCATTCTAGTACCTTGAGTTTATTGAAACAATTTACAAATAAGAGGGAATTGGTAAGACATGCAGTTACAAGGTTTGCTACCTCTTATTTAACACTACAAAGGTTGTATCAAGAGAAGGGAAATTTGAGAAAAATGTTTGCTTCAGATGATTGGAGCAAAAACAAGTTGTATAAGGAAGCTAAGGGGAAAGAAGCTACCAAAATTGTTCTTATGCCTTCATGTTGGAATCATGTTGTATTTACTCTCAAAGTCATGGCTCCTCTAGTTCATGTACTTCGTTTGGTTGATGGAGAGAGAAAAGCAGCAATGGGTTATATATATGAAACAAtggagaaagcaaaagaaacAATAATGAAGTCATTCAATAACAATGAAAGTAAGTACAAAGATGTATTTACAATAATTGATAATAGATGGACATGTCAGCTTCATCGCCCCTTGCATGCAGCGGGTCACTTTTTGAATCCAGAGTTTTATTATTCTAATCCAAAAATGGAATATGATTTGGAAGTTACAAATGAATTGTATGCTTGCATCAAGAGGTTGGTGCCAAGTAAAGATGtgcaacaaaaaaatttaaccgAGTTGCCTCTTTATAAGAGTGGAAGTGGACTGTTTGGTGATGACTTTGCCAAAGAATCAAGGAAGACCACAACCCCAGATGAGACAGTTAAATGCTTTCTAAAATGCGTGCGttaacatataaattatatcaTACATTCTAAGTTaccttttttacttttatagcTCAATGGTGGAAGAATTATGGGCACGCAGCTCCCAATTTACAGAAGTTAACCATCAAGATTTTAAGTTTGACATGTAGCTCATCAAGATATGAGCGGAATTGGAGTGTATTTGAGCAAGTAAGTAATACAAGACTCATTTCATTATTATCTTGTAGGATGTAGAAAGAAATTAATTCACATTATATTTGCAGATTCATTCCAAAAAAAGGAACAGATTGGAGCACAAAAGGTTGCATGATTTGGTTTACGTAAAATATAACCAACAACTTGCTCAAAGATATAATATTAGGGATGAAATAGACCCTATTCTACTCAATGACATTGATG from Phaseolus vulgaris cultivar G19833 chromosome 1, P. vulgaris v2.0, whole genome shotgun sequence carries:
- the LOC137815345 gene encoding uncharacterized protein, giving the protein MANEQNTSRTSQRSDPGWKHCHPLDDTNLNTIVCNYCGKIMKGGVTRTKEHLMAKKGNVVACTKTPKNVREELWNLLKEKTTTCSVNHVYGATTCDNIESEDEVEISTASNDRERNSGGKKGPMDAFIRNPNVVIEKRKREQLTQTNIKEACDKNLKASVHQYIARFWYQAGLSFNLVRLKSFQDMIDAIGAYGPNLPTPSYHEIRVPLLNKEVEYTEKLLKDHKLQGSRHGCFIMSDAWTDRKQWCLINFLVSSPAGTMFVKSIDGSKFVKTGEKLFEMLDALVEDIGEENVVQVITDNGSNYVFVGRLLEAKRPNLYWTPCAAHCIDLMLEDIGKIPLIKKTIQRGVNLVGFIYSHSSTLSLLKQFTNKRELVRHAVTRFATSYLTLQRLYQEKGNLRKMFASDDWSKNKLYKEAKGKEATKIVLMPSCWNHVVFTLKVMAPLVHVLRLVDGERKAAMGYIYETMEKAKETIMKSFNNNESKYKDVFTIIDNRWTCQLHRPLHAAGHFLNPEFYYSNPKMEYDLEVTNELYACIKRLVPSKDVQQKNLTELPLYKSGSGLFGDDFAKESRKTTTPDETVKCFLKCVPQWWKNYGHAAPNLQKLTIKILSLTCSSSRYERNWSVFEQIHSKKRNRLEHKRLHDLVYVKYNQQLAQRYNIRDEIDPILLNDIDECNEWLVGQVDDDTEDVGNELVFDDDPTLNWEIVYEASGVGEPIIYTRRQATNKRKLPSSGDGIFIGSSHASKKGPTATLSPTRKDKEKIQIGVENELHDSSDSKFEKLLNFDKSFSEGEEEEGYAPLDHIEDNYVGIEEESDS